From Lolium perenne isolate Kyuss_39 chromosome 5, Kyuss_2.0, whole genome shotgun sequence, a single genomic window includes:
- the LOC127301174 gene encoding uncharacterized protein, whose amino-acid sequence MHREKDEETTTHPMPEQSKKRRQRKRTAAATLLLAYAALAMERADAALLPSVYREIGAALQASPTALGSIALSRSVVQAACYPLAAYLAARHDRLTVIALGAFLWAAATLLIGLSTTFAQMAVTAALNGVGLALQIPAIFAFVADSIDGSNRGMAFGWLMVASKVGTVGGTTLGLLMAPTTFFGIPGWRLAFLLLAAMGAAVGVSIRAFAAAGSKAPARAAKPVRQELQDFAREAKAVLRIPSFQVIVAQGLTGSFPWSALSFTAMWLELVGFSHGETAALITLFKVATSLGGLFGGKMGDVLAGRLKNSGRIILSQISSGSAIPLCAVLLLALPNNPASFAKHGAALFVMGFMASWNTSATNSPILAEIVPPRSRTTVFALDRTFEAVLASFAPPVVGLLAERIYGYKLVHRPDAGGADHAASVETDRHNATSLARALYTAIAIPMALCCLVYSFLYCTYPRDRDLARAETAREGGGARPGGDESDSEDEGDDERKLLPQ is encoded by the exons ATGCATCGAGAGAAGGACGAGGAGACGACGACGCACCCGATGCCGGAGCAGAGCAAGAAGCGGCGGCAGCGCAAGCGGACGGCGGCGGCCACGCTGCTTCTCGCGTACGCGGCGCTTGCCATGGAACGCGCCGACGCGGCTCTGCTCCCGTCGGTGTACAGGGAGATCGGCGCGGCGCTACAGGCCTCGCCCACCGCGCTCGGCTCCATCGCTCTCTCCCGCTCCGTCGTGCAGGCCGCATGCTACCCGCTCGCCGCCTACCTGGCCGCGCGCCACGACCGCCTCACCGTCATCGCCCTCGGCGCCTTCCTCTGGGCCGCGGCCACCTTGCTCATCGGCCTCTCCACCACCTTCGCGCAG ATGGCGGTGACAGCGGCGTTGAACGGCGTCGGGCTGGCGCTGCAGATCCCGGCGATCTTCGCCTTCGTCGCAGACTCTATCGACGGCTCGAACAGGGGCATGGCCTTCGGGTGGCTCATGGTGGCCAGCAAGGTCGGCACCGTCGGGGGCACCACCCTGGGCCTCCTCATGGCGCCCACCACGTTCTTCGGCATTCCAGGTTGGCGGCTCGCCTTCCTCCTGCTCGCCGCCATGGGGGCGGCGGTCGGCGTGTCCATCCGCGCGTTCGCGGCCGCCGGCAGCAAGGCCCCGGCCAGGgccgccaagccggtgcggcaggaGCTGCAGGACTTCGCGAGGGAGGCGAAGGCCGTGCTACGAATCCCGTCGTTCCAGGTCATCGTGGCGCAGGGGCTCACGGGCTCGTTCCCCTGGTCGGCGCTGTCCTTCACGGCCATGTGGCTGGAGCTCGTCGGGTTCTCCCACGGCGAGACGGCGGCGCTGATCACCCTGTTCAAGGTCGCCACGTCGCTGGGCGGCCTCTTCGGCGGCAAGATGGGGGACGTGCTCGCCGGGAGGCTCAAGAACTCGGGCCGCATCATCCTCTCACAGATCAGCTCCGGGTCGGCGATCCCGCTCTGCGCCGTCCTGCTGCTCGCGCTCCCGAACAACCCGGCGAGCTTCGCCAAGCACGGCGCCGCGCTGTTCGTCATGGGGTTCATGGCCTCCTGGAACACCTCGGCCACCAACAGCCCGATACTGGCGGAGATCGTGCCGCCGCGGTCGAGGACGACCGTGTTCGCGCTGGACCGGACGTTCGAGGCCGTGCTCGCGTCCTTCGCTCCTCCGGTGGTCGGCCTACTCGCCGAGCGCATCTACGGCTACAAGCTGGTGCACCGCCCTGATGCGGGCGGCGCCGACCACGCCGCCTCCGTCGAGACGGACCGGCACAACGCGACCTCGCTCGCCAGGGCCCTGTACACCGCGATCGCCATCCCCATGGCGCTGTGCTGCCTCGTGTACTCGTTTCTGTATTGCACCTACCCCAGAGACAGAGACCTGGCGCGGGCTGAGACGGCGCGAGAGGGAGGTGGAGCCCGTCCCGGCGGCGACGAGTCTGACTCCGAGGATGAAGGGGATGACGAGAGGAAGCTGCTGCCGCAGTGA
- the LOC127301177 gene encoding uncharacterized protein, translated as MEKKKAAVPLVCHGHSRPVVDLFYSPVTPDGYFLISASKDSNPMLRNGETGDWIGTFEGHKGAVWSCCLDTNALRAASGSADFSAKVWDALTGDELHSFEHKHIVRACAFSKDTHLLLTGGMEKILRVYDLNRPDAAPKELAKSPASIRTVAWLHNDQTILSSCTDTGGVRLWDVRSEKIVQTLETKAPVTSAEVSQDGRFITTADGSSVKFWDANTFGLVKSYDMSFTVESASLEPKSGSKFIAGGEDMWVHVFDFVTGEEITCNKGHHGPVHCVRFAPGGESYASGSEDGTIRIWQLSPANTDAEEAADANGKPKAGIEEVTCKIEGFHIPKEEEKTEE; from the exons ATGGAGAAGAAGAAGGCGGCGGTGCCGCTGGTGTGCCACGGCCACTCGCGGCCGGTCGTGGACCTCTTCTACAGCCCCGTCACGCCCGACGGCTACTTCCTCATCAGCGCCAGCAAGG ACTCGAATCCAATGCTTCGTAATGGTGAGACTGGAGATTGGATTGGGACTTTTGAAGGTCATAAAGGTGCTGTTTGGAGCTGTTGCCTTGACACAAATGCTCTGCGTGCTGCCTCTGGTTCTGCGGACTTTTCAGC TAAAGTGTGGGACGCACTAACAGGAGATGAACTTCATTCATTTGAACACAAGCATATAGTCCGTGCATGTGCCTTTTCTAAG GATACCCACCTGTTGCTTACTGGAGGTATGGAAAAGATTTTGCGTGTATATGATTTGAACCGTCCAGATGCTGCTCCAAAAGAACTAGCCAAATCACCTGCTTCTATCCGAACTGTCGCTTGGCTTCATAATGACCAAACTATATTGAGCTCCTGCACTGATACGGGTGGAGTAAG GTTATGGGATGTGAGGAGTGAAAAAATCGTCCAAACTCTTGAAACCAAGGCACCTGTTACTAGTGCAGAAGTAAGCCAGGATGGCAGGTTCATCACCACAGCTGATGGCTCAAGTGTGAAATTTTGGGATGCTAATAC CTTTGGGCTTGTTAAAAGCTATGATATGTCGTTTACTGTGGAGTCGGCTTCACTTGAACCAAAGTCCGGGAGCAAGTTCATTGCTGGAGGAGAAGATATGTGGGTTCATGTATTTGATTTCGTCACCGGTGAAGAAATAA CTTGTAACAAAGGACATCATGGCCCAGTTCATTGCGTCCGGTTTGCACCTGGGGGTGAATCATATGCGTCAGGGTCAGAAGATGGCACTATCCGAATCTGGCAGTTGAGCCCAGCTAACACAGACGCCGAGGAGGCAGCCGATGCAAACGGTAAACCCAAGGCTGGCATAGAGGAGGTTACATGTAAGATCGAAGGCTTCCACATTcccaaggaggaggagaagaccgAGGAGTAG